Proteins encoded in a region of the Pseudomonas sp. PDNC002 genome:
- a CDS encoding GntR family transcriptional regulator produces the protein MSNVTEKKPRTNHLELARRVIEHAQDSGLGEGDALSEQQLARTFGVSRTLIRAGLDLLLEQQLVAHEPGKGYRLTADPSAQVLGPALPQAEEEALAASVLRDRMAGRLGNSLSASELMRRYDINRVAAQKVLAQLSEDQVLERGAGQSWSFRPLLNNLAALEDSLRYRLILEPEALLAPGFDPDLARLALLRGAMEELLGAPIERFDVAQFRELDIGFHELIAQGCGNRFIGDSLLQHQRLRRLPNLLPMVSVHRLQEALREHLRIIEQIERGQLEIAADLMRLHLRLSFAQRPQTANRGIPQSFAGARR, from the coding sequence TTGAGCAACGTCACTGAGAAAAAACCGCGCACCAACCACCTGGAACTCGCCCGGCGTGTCATCGAGCACGCCCAGGACAGCGGGCTGGGCGAAGGCGACGCGCTCTCGGAACAACAGCTGGCGCGCACCTTCGGCGTGTCCCGCACACTGATCCGCGCGGGACTGGACCTGCTGCTGGAACAGCAACTGGTGGCCCACGAACCGGGCAAGGGCTATCGCCTCACCGCCGACCCTTCCGCCCAGGTGCTCGGTCCCGCCCTGCCCCAGGCCGAGGAAGAAGCGCTGGCCGCCTCGGTGCTACGTGACCGCATGGCCGGACGACTGGGCAACAGCCTCAGCGCCAGTGAGCTGATGCGCCGCTATGACATCAACCGGGTCGCCGCGCAGAAGGTGCTGGCGCAGCTCAGCGAGGACCAGGTACTGGAGCGAGGCGCCGGGCAGAGCTGGTCGTTCCGCCCGCTGCTGAACAACCTCGCGGCGCTGGAAGACAGCCTGCGCTACCGCCTGATCCTCGAGCCCGAAGCCCTGCTAGCTCCTGGCTTCGACCCGGACCTGGCGCGCCTCGCCCTGCTGCGCGGGGCCATGGAAGAACTGCTCGGCGCGCCCATAGAACGCTTCGACGTAGCGCAGTTCCGCGAACTGGATATCGGCTTCCACGAACTGATCGCCCAGGGCTGCGGCAACCGCTTCATCGGTGACTCGCTCCTGCAGCACCAGCGCCTGCGCCGCCTGCCCAACCTGCTGCCGATGGTCAGCGTGCACCGCCTGCAGGAAGCCCTGCGCGAGCACCTGCGGATCATCGAGCAGATCGAGCGCGGCCAGCTCGAAATCGCCGCCGACCTGATGCGCCTGCACCTGCGACTCTCCTTCGCGCAGCGCCCGCAGACCGCCAACCGCGGGATTCCGCAGTCATTCGCCGGGGCGCGCCGCTAA
- a CDS encoding glycosyltransferase translates to MTQRTRTIAFFPEASFGAALNCIGIAQALRELGARPVFICHAHFQGIFAEYGFAEYPLQLDSPLSAADHQHYWERFIERNVPYFDQPPLAQIDSYVAPAWEAIIDTAIESEKPLQQLLARLKPDAIVLDNVVSFPAIAAAGCPWVRMVSCAETELPDAAVPPYLSGASSDDPQACAIYREHYLKATQPAHERFARFLSECGHPALPAGQFLEDSPWLNLLLSPKPVRYERQKPLPAERYLYLDGCVRSEAPYIPPQFPRHDDAPLIYVSFGSLGAADVAMMQKLIDAVAQLPYRFLINVGAYREHYDTVPDNVYLDSWYPQPAVLRECQLFIHHGGNNSFCEALYFGLPSVIIPYCWDGHDNARRAEEVGVARYLPRFESPLAALPEALAELLADQTMEQRLAAVREQMQASRGTETAARAILDICAD, encoded by the coding sequence ATGACGCAAAGAACAAGAACCATCGCTTTCTTCCCCGAAGCCAGCTTCGGCGCCGCGCTGAACTGCATCGGCATCGCCCAGGCCCTGCGCGAACTCGGCGCGCGCCCGGTGTTCATCTGCCATGCGCACTTCCAGGGCATCTTCGCCGAGTACGGTTTCGCCGAGTACCCGCTGCAACTGGATTCTCCGCTGTCCGCGGCCGATCACCAGCACTACTGGGAACGTTTCATCGAGCGCAACGTGCCGTACTTCGACCAGCCGCCCCTGGCGCAGATCGACAGCTACGTGGCGCCGGCCTGGGAAGCCATCATCGACACCGCCATCGAGTCGGAAAAGCCGCTGCAGCAGTTGCTCGCCCGGCTCAAGCCCGACGCCATCGTGCTGGACAACGTGGTCAGCTTCCCGGCCATCGCCGCCGCCGGCTGTCCCTGGGTGCGCATGGTGTCCTGCGCTGAAACCGAATTGCCCGACGCCGCCGTGCCGCCCTATCTGTCCGGCGCCAGCAGCGACGATCCGCAAGCCTGCGCGATCTACCGCGAGCACTACCTGAAAGCCACCCAGCCGGCGCACGAGCGCTTCGCCCGCTTCCTCAGCGAGTGTGGCCACCCCGCCCTGCCCGCCGGCCAGTTCCTCGAAGACTCGCCCTGGCTCAACCTGCTGCTGTCGCCCAAGCCGGTGCGCTACGAGCGCCAGAAGCCGCTGCCAGCGGAGCGCTATCTGTACCTCGACGGCTGCGTGCGCAGCGAGGCACCGTACATTCCGCCGCAGTTCCCCCGGCACGACGACGCCCCGCTGATCTACGTGAGTTTCGGTAGCCTTGGCGCGGCAGACGTGGCGATGATGCAGAAGCTGATCGACGCCGTGGCGCAACTGCCCTACCGCTTCCTGATCAACGTCGGCGCCTACCGTGAGCACTACGACACGGTGCCGGACAACGTCTACCTCGACAGCTGGTACCCACAACCGGCAGTGCTGCGCGAGTGCCAGTTGTTCATCCACCATGGCGGCAACAACAGCTTCTGCGAAGCGCTGTATTTTGGCCTGCCCTCGGTGATCATTCCCTACTGCTGGGACGGCCACGACAACGCCCGGCGCGCCGAGGAAGTCGGCGTGGCACGCTACCTGCCTCGCTTCGAGAGCCCGCTGGCGGCGCTGCCCGAAGCTCTCGCCGAACTGCTCGCCGACCAGACCATGGAGCAACGCCTGGCCGCCGTACGCGAACAGATGCAGGCCTCGCGCGGCACCGAAACGGCGGCACGGGCGATCCTCGACATCTGCGCCGACTGA
- a CDS encoding GNAT family N-acetyltransferase yields MTAFDNQPTLLGHTLQLRPLSADDFEALYAAANAPETWAGHPATERHRREVFEPYFQFLVNAGGCLLILDRATGEAIGCSRYYPVPDQPDDIGIGFTFINHRYWGGATNRELKTLMLGHAFQCFERVWFHIAPSNIRSQKGTAKLGAELAYEADLDLSGTPARWLCYQLPHERWQNGA; encoded by the coding sequence ATGACCGCCTTCGATAACCAGCCGACCCTGCTCGGCCATACGCTGCAACTGCGCCCGCTGAGCGCCGATGATTTCGAGGCGCTCTACGCCGCCGCCAACGCCCCCGAGACCTGGGCCGGCCACCCGGCCACCGAGCGCCATCGCCGTGAAGTCTTCGAGCCCTACTTCCAGTTCCTGGTGAACGCCGGCGGCTGTCTGCTGATCCTCGACCGGGCAACCGGCGAGGCCATCGGCTGCTCGCGCTACTACCCGGTGCCGGACCAGCCGGACGACATCGGCATCGGCTTTACCTTCATCAACCACCGCTACTGGGGCGGCGCGACCAACCGCGAGCTGAAGACGCTGATGCTCGGACATGCCTTCCAGTGTTTCGAGCGCGTCTGGTTCCACATCGCGCCGAGCAATATCCGCTCGCAGAAAGGCACGGCGAAGCTGGGTGCGGAACTCGCCTACGAAGCGGACCTCGACCTCTCCGGAACGCCGGCGCGATGGCTCTGCTACCAGCTACCGCACGAGCGCTGGCAAAACGGCGCCTGA
- a CDS encoding AraC family transcriptional regulator, whose amino-acid sequence MPSTPIDAQFDLALVSPFLLQTLAEVASDKGVSSERLCLGLGFTVEELQDPAQRISYRQAVSMIQRALEALPERGLGLWVGAHNVLGTLGLLGHVLSLCKTLRDAFEVGRRFQHTTGGMTVCHLLEGPEESFIEVECRLPYADIQIFAVEEFFASVLVYNRALIGSAFQPLRFEFTHAAPSYEAEYRRLLGPELRFGCLHNRMVIASQWLDLQLPSHQPVALRQALNLLEAESASVQQKMGLLETVERAILRDLPLGCPIDKVAAGLNMSSRTLRRRLSEHGMTFDALLEQVRRARATSLLNNPDMPIERIAEALGYSDVRGFRRAFKRWTGRSPSACRDDVVASAQSA is encoded by the coding sequence ATGCCCAGCACTCCCATCGACGCCCAATTCGACCTGGCCCTGGTTTCTCCCTTCCTGTTGCAGACCCTCGCCGAGGTCGCCAGCGACAAGGGGGTGAGCAGCGAGCGTTTATGCCTCGGCCTCGGCTTTACCGTCGAGGAGCTGCAGGACCCGGCGCAGCGCATCTCCTACCGCCAGGCAGTGAGCATGATCCAGCGCGCCCTGGAGGCGCTGCCCGAGCGCGGCCTGGGACTCTGGGTCGGCGCCCACAACGTGCTCGGCACCCTCGGCCTGCTCGGCCACGTGTTGTCCCTGTGCAAGACCCTGCGTGACGCTTTCGAGGTTGGCCGCCGCTTCCAGCACACCACCGGCGGCATGACGGTGTGCCATCTGCTCGAAGGCCCCGAAGAAAGCTTCATCGAGGTGGAGTGCCGGCTTCCCTACGCCGATATCCAGATCTTCGCGGTGGAAGAGTTCTTCGCCAGCGTACTGGTCTACAACCGCGCGCTGATCGGCAGCGCATTCCAGCCCCTGCGTTTCGAGTTCACCCATGCTGCGCCCAGCTACGAGGCGGAGTATCGGCGCCTGCTCGGGCCAGAGCTGCGCTTCGGCTGCCTGCATAACCGCATGGTGATCGCCAGCCAGTGGCTGGACCTGCAACTGCCCAGCCACCAGCCCGTGGCGTTGCGCCAGGCACTCAACCTGCTGGAGGCGGAGTCCGCGTCGGTGCAGCAGAAGATGGGGCTGCTGGAAACGGTGGAGCGCGCCATCCTTCGCGACTTGCCGCTGGGCTGCCCGATCGACAAGGTCGCCGCCGGCCTCAACATGAGCAGCCGCACCTTGCGTCGGCGCCTGAGCGAGCACGGCATGACCTTCGACGCATTGCTGGAGCAGGTGCGCCGCGCCCGTGCGACCAGCCTGCTGAACAACCCCGACATGCCCATCGAGCGGATCGCCGAGGCCCTTGGCTATAGCGATGTCCGTGGCTTCCGTCGAGCGTTCAAGCGCTGGACCGGCCGGAGCCCATCGGCTTGCCGTGACGACGTAGTGGCGTCGGCCCAGTCAGCCTGA
- a CDS encoding DSD1 family PLP-dependent enzyme — MRPSDKGAPYTDYFARLNRELREHGPMRPVMLIDLDRLDHNIDVVMQSVRRTGKHLRLVEKSLPSPQLLDYLSKRTGTRRMMSFHQPFLNHDAERFPDADLLLGKPLPVRSAQEFYANLSGPFDPKAQLQWLLDTPERLQEYLALAKALNTRMRINIELDVGLHRGGVADHATLGQMLTLIGANPQHLEFAGFMGYDPFVGMGVPGILGSSEELFAKVMTLYDGFVDYARTQHAALWRPDLTLNTAGSPSYRMHEHERTSSEVSVGSALVKPTHYDLPSLVDHQPAAFIATPVLKSTGAVEMPALDDKSAIFSWWDPNLRETFFVYGGNWMAEPESPRGLQFNGLYGRSSNQEMMNGSHAVGLDVNDQVFLRPTQSESILLQFGDLLAVREGRIVEHWPVYS; from the coding sequence CTGCGGCCCTCCGACAAGGGCGCCCCGTACACCGACTATTTCGCCAGGCTGAACCGCGAACTCAGGGAGCACGGGCCGATGCGCCCGGTGATGCTGATCGACCTGGATCGCCTGGATCACAACATCGACGTGGTGATGCAGTCGGTGCGCCGTACCGGCAAGCACCTGCGGCTGGTGGAGAAATCCCTGCCATCGCCGCAACTGCTCGACTACCTCTCGAAACGCACGGGCACCCGGCGGATGATGTCGTTCCACCAGCCGTTCCTCAACCACGATGCCGAGCGCTTCCCCGACGCCGACCTGCTGCTGGGCAAGCCGCTGCCGGTGCGCTCGGCGCAGGAGTTCTACGCGAACCTCAGCGGTCCCTTCGATCCGAAGGCCCAGCTGCAATGGCTGCTGGACACGCCTGAGCGCCTGCAGGAGTACCTGGCGCTGGCCAAGGCGCTCAACACCCGGATGCGCATCAACATCGAGCTGGATGTCGGCCTCCACCGCGGCGGCGTGGCGGATCACGCCACCCTGGGGCAGATGCTCACGCTGATCGGCGCCAACCCGCAGCACCTCGAGTTCGCCGGATTCATGGGCTACGACCCCTTCGTCGGCATGGGCGTGCCGGGCATCCTCGGCTCGTCGGAGGAACTCTTCGCCAAGGTCATGACGCTCTACGACGGTTTCGTCGATTACGCCCGCACGCAGCACGCTGCGCTGTGGCGGCCGGACCTGACGCTGAACACCGCCGGCAGCCCGAGCTACCGCATGCATGAACACGAGCGCACCAGCAGCGAGGTATCGGTGGGCTCCGCGCTGGTCAAGCCGACTCACTACGACCTGCCTTCGCTGGTGGATCATCAGCCGGCCGCGTTCATCGCCACTCCGGTGCTCAAAAGCACGGGAGCTGTGGAGATGCCGGCGCTGGACGACAAGTCGGCAATCTTCTCCTGGTGGGACCCGAACCTGCGCGAGACCTTCTTCGTCTACGGCGGCAACTGGATGGCGGAACCCGAGTCGCCCCGGGGCCTGCAGTTCAACGGGCTGTATGGGCGCAGCTCCAACCAGGAGATGATGAACGGCTCCCACGCCGTCGGCCTGGACGTGAATGATCAGGTATTCCTGCGACCCACCCAGTCGGAGTCGATCCTGCTGCAGTTCGGCGATCTGCTGGCGGTGCGCGAGGGGCGCATCGTCGAGCATTGGCCGGTCTACAGCTGA
- a CDS encoding D-arabinono-1,4-lactone oxidase produces the protein MHLTRRQLLLSAGVAGAFAALSSSPMAAELARAPRLIPWRNWSGGQSCLPAARLAPQSLDELVQVIRQAQGKVRPVGSAHSFSALVPTDGTLVSLAYFNGLLGHDAETLQAEFAAGTPMSLMGAALKEVGQALPNMADIDYQTLAGAISTSTHGTGVGFGSYSSCVTGLQLVTASGEVLDCDAQRHPEVFNAARVSLGAFGVATRVRLQNRPAYRLRERQWVASTEELLEDVEKNTRENQHWEMQVITHSDYALSIALNETTDPPTPPLDPAKEGGNEFVSLIENLDKYGSDFPAARTFLLNNLRHIASFDDRIDDSYEIYANVRNVRFNEMEYSVPAEHGPACLREILKLIRDKDLRTWFPIEYRYVKADDIPLSMFEGRDSCSISVHQHYSMDHHNFFAAVEPIFWKYAGRPHWGKLHTLNARTLQPLYPRWKEFTEVRQALDPQGKFLNAHLMSILGVA, from the coding sequence ATGCATCTCACCCGGCGCCAATTGCTGCTTAGCGCGGGCGTCGCCGGCGCGTTCGCGGCGCTTTCCAGCAGTCCGATGGCCGCCGAGCTGGCTCGTGCCCCACGACTGATTCCCTGGCGCAACTGGTCCGGCGGGCAGAGTTGCCTGCCAGCGGCACGGCTGGCGCCGCAGAGCCTCGATGAGCTGGTGCAGGTCATCCGCCAGGCCCAGGGCAAGGTCCGGCCGGTCGGCTCGGCTCACTCCTTCAGCGCCCTGGTGCCCACCGATGGCACGCTGGTCTCGCTCGCCTACTTCAACGGCCTGCTCGGCCACGACGCCGAGACGTTGCAGGCGGAATTCGCCGCCGGCACGCCGATGTCGCTCATGGGCGCGGCGCTGAAGGAAGTCGGCCAGGCGCTGCCGAACATGGCCGACATCGACTACCAGACCCTAGCTGGGGCGATTTCCACCTCGACCCACGGCACCGGCGTCGGCTTTGGCTCCTATTCCTCCTGCGTCACCGGTCTGCAATTGGTGACCGCCAGCGGCGAGGTGCTGGACTGCGACGCCCAGCGCCACCCCGAGGTGTTCAACGCCGCACGGGTCTCCCTCGGCGCCTTTGGCGTCGCCACCCGCGTGCGCTTGCAGAACCGCCCGGCCTATCGCCTGCGCGAGCGGCAGTGGGTGGCCAGTACCGAGGAACTGCTGGAGGACGTGGAGAAGAACACCCGCGAGAACCAGCACTGGGAAATGCAGGTGATCACCCACTCCGACTATGCGCTGTCCATCGCGCTCAACGAGACCACCGACCCGCCCACGCCACCGCTGGACCCGGCCAAGGAAGGCGGCAACGAATTCGTCAGCCTGATCGAGAATCTCGACAAGTACGGCAGCGACTTCCCCGCCGCGCGCACCTTCCTGCTCAACAACCTGCGCCACATCGCCAGCTTCGACGATCGCATCGACGACTCCTACGAGATCTATGCCAATGTGCGCAACGTGCGCTTCAACGAGATGGAGTATTCGGTGCCGGCGGAACACGGCCCGGCCTGCCTGCGGGAGATCCTCAAGCTGATCCGCGACAAGGACCTGCGCACCTGGTTTCCCATCGAGTACCGCTACGTGAAGGCCGACGACATCCCGCTGAGCATGTTCGAGGGACGCGACAGCTGCTCGATCTCCGTGCACCAGCACTACAGCATGGACCACCACAACTTCTTCGCCGCCGTCGAACCGATCTTCTGGAAGTACGCCGGCCGGCCCCACTGGGGCAAGCTGCACACGCTCAACGCGCGGACGCTGCAGCCGCTCTACCCGCGCTGGAAGGAATTCACCGAGGTGCGCCAGGCGCTGGACCCGCAGGGCAAGTTCCTCAATGCCCACCTGATGTCGATCCTGGGCGTGGCCTGA
- a CDS encoding c-type cytochrome: protein MLKPATPLLTAALLALVALLGGCGEDAAPATPRNTAALAPSDPALAKVYDSSCKLCHANPASGAPQTGDAKAWQPRVAQGADSLLDHSINGYKGMPPMGMCMQCSEEQFLALISFMSGQQVQ from the coding sequence ATGCTGAAACCTGCAACACCGCTGCTGACGGCCGCCCTGCTGGCGCTGGTCGCGCTGCTCGGCGGCTGTGGCGAAGACGCCGCGCCAGCCACCCCCCGCAATACCGCCGCCCTGGCGCCCAGTGACCCCGCGTTGGCCAAGGTCTACGACAGCAGCTGTAAGCTGTGCCACGCCAACCCGGCCTCCGGCGCGCCGCAGACCGGCGATGCCAAGGCCTGGCAACCGCGGGTGGCGCAGGGCGCCGACAGCCTGCTGGACCACAGCATCAACGGTTACAAGGGCATGCCGCCCATGGGCATGTGCATGCAGTGCTCGGAAGAACAATTCCTCGCGCTGATCTCATTCATGTCTGGCCAGCAAGTCCAATAG